A window of Candidatus Cloacimonadota bacterium genomic DNA:
GTCTGCGTGGCATTCGGCGCAGAGGTGATGCCGGCAATAGCGGTGAAATATTTCCATCAGCCCTTGCTGCAGCAGGGTCTTTCCGTTCACGGCCCGCTGGTGCGTGGGGCTGAGATACCTTGCCATGAAACGCGTCACATGGTTTTCCTGCAGGGCTGGAAACCCGCTGTAGTAGCGGATGATCCGTTCCCGGGTCTCGTTGTCGGAGTGCTTGTCGCAATACATGTAACTCACCGGGAGGAAGATGTTTACGTAGATGTTGGCTATCAGACCTTCGCCCGGGCGGGGCAGTTTTTCCGTGCCTGGCATGACGGCGTCGGCAAAGATCCCGGCAAAGGTCTTAAAGACTTTTTTGCCATCTGCTTTATCCTTCAGCACCCTTTCCAGGAAAAACTCCATCAAACCTTGCTCCGCTGTTTTGTAGATCAAGCTGGCCATGGCGAAGATGCGGTATATAGGATGGCTTAGAGGTCTGATGCGAAAAAGTTGCCAGTCGATCTGCAGCTTTCTCGCGAAGAAAGACTGGCGTTCATAGGCTTGGGTGAGAAGCTGTTGCAGCCTTTCGTCAAGTTGCTTTCCGCAACGCTCCAGCAAGCCGCTACTGCAGCATAATATCGCCACCAGTTCCAAAGTGCTGAGGCCTTCCCGCTGCCAGGACCTGATGTCGCTTAGTGGTACGGCTTGTGCCAAGCTGAGGAGGTTGTGCTTGTTTTTATCGTAACCCAGCGCCTCCATCATACCCTCATATAGCACTTGGTCAAAATCGCTAAGCATCAGCGCCGCGCTAAAGCGCTTGACTTTCTTTTTGAACCGACGCAAGCCCCAGACGCTGAGAATGCTTTCCAGAGTTTCGTTGTCAATTGCTGAAAGCAGGTCGCAGTAGGTACCGTGTTCTTCTTCTGATGCGATTACCGGCGTTTCCAGCAGTTTTCGGATATCATCGCTAACCTGGGTTTTCAGTTCCAGAATCTCGATAGCTTCGCCGTTTTCTTTGATCGT
This region includes:
- a CDS encoding DUF2851 family protein, which encodes MEEKFLYHIWDAGHLLTPLKTVSGKNIQVSYQGQYNTARGPDFRNVIVNLDGEILRGDVEIHVNSYDWTAHEHHEDAYYNNVILHVVMNAGLQKFTIKENGEAIEILELKTQVSDDIRKLLETPVIASEEEHGTYCDLLSAIDNETLESILSVWGLRRFKKKVKRFSAALMLSDFDQVLYEGMMEALGYDKNKHNLLSLAQAVPLSDIRSWQREGLSTLELVAILCCSSGLLERCGKQLDERLQQLLTQAYERQSFFARKLQIDWQLFRIRPLSHPIYRIFAMASLIYKTAEQGLMEFFLERVLKDKADGKKVFKTFAGIFADAVMPGTEKLPRPGEGLIANIYVNIFLPVSYMYCDKHSDNETRERIIRYYSGFPALQENHVTRFMARYLSPTHQRAVNGKTLLQQGLMEIFHRYCRHHLCAECHADKP